One Mycolicibacterium sarraceniae genomic window carries:
- the pptT gene encoding 4'-phosphopantetheinyl transferase PptT — protein sequence MSELMAAVLPHITDLVYAEMFEDLPGLTPLPEEESLIAKSVDKRRNEFVTVRHCARLALQQLGLPPVPILKGDKGEPCWPDGVVGSLTHTQGYRGAAVGRSASVRSVGIDAEPHGALPDGVLNAISLPAERDEISGLPDGLHWDRILFCAKEATYKAWFPLTQRWLGFEDAHITFGVDSSGLAGTFVSRVLIDPAARSGPPLNELAGRWSVGGGLALTAIVL from the coding sequence ATGAGCGAACTCATGGCAGCGGTACTGCCACACATCACCGACCTGGTGTACGCCGAGATGTTCGAGGATCTACCGGGCCTGACCCCGTTGCCCGAGGAAGAGTCGCTGATCGCGAAGTCGGTGGACAAGCGGCGCAACGAGTTCGTCACGGTACGGCACTGCGCCCGCCTGGCGTTGCAGCAACTGGGGCTGCCGCCGGTGCCGATCCTCAAGGGCGACAAGGGCGAACCGTGCTGGCCCGACGGCGTGGTGGGCAGCCTCACCCACACGCAGGGTTATCGCGGCGCGGCGGTCGGGCGCAGTGCGAGCGTCCGTTCGGTGGGTATTGACGCCGAGCCGCACGGCGCGCTGCCCGACGGTGTGCTCAACGCGATCAGCCTGCCCGCCGAACGCGATGAGATATCCGGCCTGCCAGATGGTCTGCATTGGGACCGGATCCTGTTCTGCGCCAAGGAAGCGACGTACAAGGCGTGGTTTCCGCTGACGCAGCGCTGGCTGGGTTTCGAAGATGCCCACATCACCTTCGGCGTCGACTCCTCCGGGCTCGCCGGGACATTTGTGTCGCGGGTCCTGATCGACCCGGCCGCCCGCTCCGGCCCGCCGCTGAACGAGCTGGCCGGCCGGTGGTCGGTGGGTGGTGGACTGGCTTTGACGGCCATCGTGCTGTGA
- the truB gene encoding tRNA pseudouridine(55) synthase TruB produces MTSHDVVGRCRRIFGTRKVGHAGTLDPMATGVLVVGIERATKILGLLTATTKSYVATIRLGRSTTTDDAEGEVLQDVSAEYVTDEHIQAGISNLRGEIAQRPSAVSAVKIGGKRAYQLVREGQDVQLAERAVRIDRFEVNGILREGLFVDVNVEVDCSSGTYVRALARDLGEALGVGGHLTALRRTRVGGYGLDHARSLDELAERPQLSYSLDEACLLGFARRDISSDEAEDASHGRSLTAAGVDGVYAATDPDGRVVALLEDKGGRTKSVVVIRPATL; encoded by the coding sequence ATGACGAGCCATGATGTGGTCGGCCGCTGCCGACGGATCTTCGGTACCCGCAAGGTCGGCCACGCCGGCACGCTGGACCCGATGGCTACCGGCGTGCTTGTCGTCGGCATCGAAAGGGCCACCAAGATCCTCGGCCTGCTGACGGCCACGACCAAGTCCTATGTCGCGACCATCCGGCTGGGACGGTCTACCACCACCGATGACGCCGAAGGTGAAGTGCTGCAGGATGTCTCCGCTGAGTACGTGACCGATGAACACATTCAGGCCGGGATTTCGAACCTGCGCGGTGAGATCGCGCAGCGGCCATCGGCGGTCAGCGCCGTCAAGATCGGCGGCAAGCGGGCCTACCAGTTGGTACGCGAAGGCCAGGATGTGCAGCTGGCCGAGCGCGCGGTCCGCATCGACCGGTTCGAGGTGAACGGCATCTTGCGCGAAGGACTGTTCGTTGACGTGAATGTCGAGGTCGACTGCTCGTCGGGCACCTATGTTCGGGCCCTGGCACGTGATCTCGGCGAGGCGCTCGGCGTCGGGGGACACCTGACCGCGTTGCGGCGGACTCGGGTCGGTGGCTACGGGCTCGACCACGCCCGGTCACTGGACGAACTCGCCGAACGCCCGCAGCTGAGTTACTCCCTCGACGAGGCGTGCCTGCTGGGTTTCGCTCGTCGCGACATCAGCTCGGATGAAGCCGAGGACGCCAGCCACGGCCGGTCGCTGACCGCGGCGGGAGTCGACGGGGTCTATGCCGCAACCGATCCCGACGGGCGGGTGGTCGCGCTGCTCGAGGACAAGGGTGGGCGGACCAAATCCGTTGTGGTGATCCGCCCCGCGACGCTCTAG
- a CDS encoding CocE/NonD family hydrolase, whose translation MVAAVRLSERALSRFFRIAVPTTDYTIHRSLGIPMRDGAILRATHYAPAVDTPLGTILVRGPYGRSFPFSLVYARLYAARGYHVLLQSVRGTFGSGGDFVPMVHEADDAADTVVWLRRQPWFTATFATIGLSYLGFTQWALLCDPPPELAAAVITVGPHDLYASSWGTGSFSLNDFLGWSDSIAHQEEAIARRLAFQTRDARRLDQAMHGLPLGSAGRDLLGTQSRWYESWIQHPRSDDPFWADMRMTSALDRSDVPVLLITGWQDLFLDQTLLQYRHLRDRGVEVAMTVGPWAHGDMVTKAAGIAAGETLDWLGAHLAGVPAPTRRSPVRTHVGRHGWIDLTDWPPATGEGVLYLQPAGRLAASAPPADAMPSSFRYDPADPTPTVGGRFLARNSGYRDDSALARRADVLSFTSGPLDADLYVFGNPVVELAHESDIDHVDLFVRVSEVDARGRSQNVSDGYRRLSAPAQGPISIELDAIAYRFRAGTQIRVLVAGGSHPRFARNLGTGEPALTGQRMVPAVHTVHHGAGGVSRLLLPASGRLPSPDGSADPAGDLV comes from the coding sequence ATGGTCGCCGCAGTGCGCCTGTCTGAGCGCGCTCTGTCCCGGTTCTTTCGGATTGCGGTGCCGACCACCGACTACACCATCCATCGCAGCCTCGGCATCCCGATGCGCGATGGTGCCATCCTGCGCGCCACGCACTACGCGCCCGCCGTCGACACCCCGCTGGGCACGATCCTGGTCCGCGGCCCGTATGGCCGGTCCTTTCCGTTCTCACTGGTCTACGCGCGGTTGTACGCCGCGCGCGGCTATCACGTACTGCTGCAGAGCGTGCGCGGCACGTTCGGATCTGGCGGCGACTTCGTGCCGATGGTTCACGAAGCCGACGACGCCGCCGACACGGTGGTGTGGCTGCGCCGGCAGCCGTGGTTCACCGCAACATTCGCCACCATCGGCCTGTCCTACCTGGGCTTCACCCAATGGGCGTTGCTCTGCGATCCCCCGCCCGAACTGGCCGCCGCGGTCATCACCGTCGGCCCGCACGATTTATACGCCTCGTCGTGGGGCACCGGCTCATTCTCACTGAACGACTTCCTGGGCTGGTCGGACTCGATCGCTCACCAGGAGGAGGCGATCGCACGACGGCTGGCGTTCCAAACTCGTGATGCACGGCGGCTGGACCAGGCCATGCACGGGCTTCCGCTGGGCAGCGCGGGCCGCGATCTGCTGGGCACTCAGTCACGCTGGTACGAGTCGTGGATCCAGCACCCGCGCAGCGATGACCCGTTTTGGGCGGATATGCGCATGACCTCCGCACTCGACCGAAGCGACGTGCCGGTACTGCTGATCACCGGCTGGCAGGACCTGTTCCTCGACCAGACCCTGCTGCAATACCGCCACCTGCGCGACCGGGGCGTCGAGGTCGCGATGACGGTCGGGCCCTGGGCCCATGGCGATATGGTCACCAAGGCAGCGGGGATCGCCGCCGGGGAGACACTTGACTGGCTCGGCGCCCACTTGGCCGGTGTCCCCGCCCCAACGAGACGCAGCCCGGTACGGACGCACGTCGGCCGGCACGGCTGGATCGACCTAACGGATTGGCCCCCGGCGACCGGCGAGGGTGTGCTGTACCTGCAGCCGGCGGGCCGACTGGCCGCATCGGCGCCGCCCGCTGATGCGATGCCGTCCAGCTTCCGCTACGACCCCGCCGACCCGACACCGACGGTGGGTGGCCGGTTCTTGGCCCGTAACAGCGGCTATCGGGACGACTCCGCTCTGGCCCGGCGGGCCGACGTGCTGAGCTTCACCAGCGGGCCGCTGGACGCCGACCTGTACGTGTTCGGCAACCCGGTCGTCGAACTGGCCCACGAATCCGACATCGACCATGTCGACCTGTTCGTACGGGTCAGCGAGGTGGACGCCCGCGGACGCTCGCAGAATGTCAGCGACGGCTACCGCCGGTTGAGTGCGCCGGCGCAGGGCCCGATTAGCATCGAACTCGACGCCATCGCGTACCGCTTTCGTGCCGGCACCCAGATCCGGGTGCTCGTTGCCGGCGGATCACATCCCCGATTCGCCCGCAATCTCGGCACCGGCGAGCCGGCGCTCACCGGGCAGCGGATGGTGCCGGCAGTGCACACCGTGCACCACGGCGCCGGCGGAGTGTCCAGGCTGCTGCTGCCCGCTTCGGGCCGACTGCCATCACCCGACGGCAGCGCAGACCCGGCCGGCGATCTCGTCTAA
- a CDS encoding metallophosphoesterase family protein, whose amino-acid sequence MAPTLWAISDLHTGHTGNKPVTESLYPSSPDDWLIVAGDVAERTDDIRWSLDLLRRRFATVIWVPGNHELWTTGKDPAQVFGRARYDYLVNMCDEMGIVTPEHPFPVWTEQGGPATIVPMFLLYDYTFLPAGATTKAEGLAIARDRNIVATDEFLLSSEPYATRDAWCRDRLAHTRARLDQLDWMTPTVLVNHFPLRREPCDVLFFPEFSLWCGTVETADWHTRYNAVCSVYGHLHIPRTTWYDSVRFEEVSVGYPREWRRRKPYRWLRQILPDPQYAPGYLNDFGGHFVITQEMKEQSEKMRERLRSRRE is encoded by the coding sequence GTGGCACCCACGCTCTGGGCGATCAGTGACCTGCATACAGGTCACACCGGCAATAAACCGGTTACCGAATCGCTGTATCCCTCCTCGCCGGACGACTGGCTGATCGTCGCCGGCGATGTCGCCGAGCGCACCGACGACATCCGCTGGTCGCTGGATCTGCTGCGCCGGCGCTTCGCCACGGTGATCTGGGTGCCGGGCAATCACGAGCTGTGGACTACTGGCAAAGACCCGGCCCAGGTGTTCGGCCGCGCCCGCTACGACTACCTGGTCAACATGTGCGACGAGATGGGCATCGTCACTCCCGAACATCCCTTTCCGGTATGGACCGAACAGGGTGGGCCCGCGACCATCGTGCCGATGTTCCTGCTGTACGACTACACATTCCTGCCCGCAGGAGCGACCACCAAAGCCGAGGGCTTGGCGATCGCCCGAGATCGCAACATCGTCGCGACCGATGAATTCCTCTTGTCCAGTGAGCCCTACGCTACCCGCGATGCGTGGTGCCGGGATCGGCTGGCGCACACCAGAGCCCGGCTCGACCAACTCGACTGGATGACACCGACGGTGTTGGTGAACCACTTCCCGCTACGGCGCGAACCGTGCGATGTGCTGTTCTTCCCGGAGTTCTCGCTGTGGTGCGGAACGGTGGAGACCGCTGACTGGCACACTCGCTATAACGCGGTCTGCTCGGTCTACGGGCATCTGCATATTCCGCGAACCACCTGGTATGACAGCGTCCGGTTCGAGGAGGTCTCGGTGGGCTATCCACGAGAGTGGCGGCGCCGCAAGCCTTATCGATGGCTGCGTCAGATTCTGCCGGACCCGCAGTATGCGCCCGGCTACCTGAACGACTTCGGTGGACACTTCGTCATCACGCAGGAGATGAAGGAGCAGTCGGAGAAAATGCGCGAGCGTCTGCGCAGCCGACGCGAATGA
- a CDS encoding TetR/AcrR family transcriptional regulator — MSAGLAPARPNKRALGRPRGSNTDARREMIICAAVRVFAYRGYDAATLQDVADLVDITRPAVHHYFPGKAPLYRAALDRAYDMVVPPMAEHPLDRFTAPPHGDLRLACALLGTSLAQTHRIADIAPRISSVSADLRRLCEEAVGADENRAELLVAVIVGRWVLTAAELTWLDVVAGADPL, encoded by the coding sequence ATGTCTGCCGGACTCGCGCCGGCCCGGCCGAACAAACGGGCACTGGGGCGGCCGCGCGGTTCGAACACCGACGCACGCCGCGAGATGATCATCTGCGCAGCCGTACGGGTGTTCGCCTACCGCGGATACGACGCCGCCACCTTGCAGGACGTCGCGGATCTCGTCGATATCACCCGCCCCGCGGTGCACCACTACTTCCCGGGCAAGGCGCCGCTCTACCGAGCCGCCCTGGACCGGGCCTACGACATGGTCGTGCCGCCGATGGCCGAACACCCGTTGGATAGGTTCACCGCCCCGCCACACGGCGACTTGCGCTTGGCGTGCGCACTGCTGGGCACGTCGCTGGCGCAAACGCATCGGATCGCCGACATCGCGCCCCGGATCAGCAGTGTCTCCGCAGACCTGCGCCGGCTGTGCGAGGAGGCGGTGGGCGCCGACGAAAACCGGGCCGAGCTGCTCGTCGCCGTGATCGTCGGGCGCTGGGTGCTGACCGCCGCCGAACTCACCTGGTTGGACGTCGTGGCCGGTGCGGATCCGTTGTGA
- a CDS encoding DUF1802 family protein → MTAALKEWSAAVHALLAGRQTVLLRKGGVHERRFSVAAEEFLLFPTVAHSHAERVRPEHRDLLADAAADSADEHVVIRGAAKVVAAIAVSNSDGLYGIQDLHIWTAESVQADRLDFRPRHRLTVLVVAAAPLIAPIRLNREPQYRGCTSWVQLPATADLGPPVHDASALDEIAGRVCAAVG, encoded by the coding sequence ATGACCGCTGCGCTCAAAGAGTGGAGCGCGGCGGTGCATGCGCTGCTCGCCGGCAGGCAGACCGTGCTGCTGCGCAAGGGCGGTGTCCACGAGAGACGGTTCTCCGTTGCCGCCGAGGAATTTCTGTTGTTCCCGACGGTCGCGCACAGCCACGCCGAGCGGGTGCGTCCGGAGCATCGCGACCTGCTCGCCGACGCCGCAGCCGACAGCGCCGACGAGCATGTGGTGATCCGGGGCGCGGCGAAAGTTGTTGCCGCCATTGCGGTATCGAACTCCGACGGGCTGTATGGGATACAAGATCTGCACATCTGGACCGCCGAGTCGGTGCAGGCCGACCGGCTGGATTTCCGGCCGCGCCACCGGCTGACCGTACTGGTGGTTGCGGCCGCCCCGCTGATCGCGCCGATCCGGCTGAACCGTGAACCGCAGTACCGCGGCTGCACCAGCTGGGTACAGCTGCCCGCGACGGCCGACCTGGGGCCACCAGTGCACGATGCCTCAGCGTTAGACGAGATCGCCGGCCGGGTCTGCGCTGCCGTCGGGTGA